The genomic region GTTGTGCAAGATGAGAGACGGTTTGCGCTCCCTCCCAGAGAGGAAGCAGACAGGAAACGAGGGTGCTTTCCATGAAAAAAGTATTCCGGGTTTGAGTATTGAGGTACTTGCTGCACTCAAATGGTCTTTGTTCCTCGATGCAGCGAACTAAGTCAGTGCGTACTTCTTCTCTTCTGAGTTGGGGGTGGAGCTGAACTTTCGCGCTTTTCCACTGAGCGTCCGTCCAATTCTCAATTGGAACAAAGGGCTGTTTCCAATCTGGATGGGCACACCAAAAATCGAGTAAGCGAGAGGGACAATGCAGCAGTTCGACGAAGCGTAGCTTGTCTTCGATCGCCAATTCTGGCAAGCTCATAGCCAGGAATGCAGGTAAGTCATCTGTATCTTGAAAGAGATCGAGGGGTTCCCAGTAGCGCCAATTGACCATACTGACAAATTCCAGGTCGGCACCTTGGAGAGCTTGGAACAGTTCAGGAATCGTGAACCCTTTATCTCTCTGGAAGAGATAATTCATGAAGAACCACTCTTCATTATGTTCGTGTTTTGTTTTCCAGGTCTGCGATTTGAGCTGAACGTTATCCTTGAGAGATTTCATCAAGTCGCGAACGATACCGACTTCCAATTTTCCTGGGTTTTCATCCATTAATCCCATCATTTTGAACAGTTCTTGAGCGCGGTAGAAGAAGACGCGCTGTATGGAACTGTGGAGATTTCCACGAATTAAACCCTGTGGGTTGAGGACTGCTTTTAAACTCGATAAGCCCGAGACGAGATCGTCGAGTAAATATAAAACATCATCACAGTTGATATAATCGAATGTCATGCCTAATGTGGGCAAATCCTCGATCGCCATCACGAAGAATTCGGCGCGATCGCCTTTCCCGTGATATTCTAAACGCTTTTTAGCCAGATCGATCGACTGTGCGGATAGATCGATGCCGACGATCTTGGCTTCCGGGTTGGCTTCTGCGAGAGCGAGCATTTTGTAACCACTGCCGCATCCGACATCTAAAATTACTTTATTCCTACGATCGATAACTTTTTGATTCCTGAGATAAAAAGGAGTCGTGATATCGTGTAGAAATAATAAGTTATAGTCTGATTTTGGACTTTTTTCTAAGGGCGTTCTTGGATAAGGCGAACCGTCGAATTGCTGTCTGATTTTTTCAAGGTTTTCTGGATCGAGCATTGGTTTTTAGAAAGTTGAAGGATAACAAATATCGATCGCGCGCGATCGATATTTCTACGGTGCTGTTCGGCCAATAAA from Oxynema aestuarii AP17 harbors:
- a CDS encoding class I SAM-dependent methyltransferase; this encodes MLDPENLEKIRQQFDGSPYPRTPLEKSPKSDYNLLFLHDITTPFYLRNQKVIDRRNKVILDVGCGSGYKMLALAEANPEAKIVGIDLSAQSIDLAKKRLEYHGKGDRAEFFVMAIEDLPTLGMTFDYINCDDVLYLLDDLVSGLSSLKAVLNPQGLIRGNLHSSIQRVFFYRAQELFKMMGLMDENPGKLEVGIVRDLMKSLKDNVQLKSQTWKTKHEHNEEWFFMNYLFQRDKGFTIPELFQALQGADLEFVSMVNWRYWEPLDLFQDTDDLPAFLAMSLPELAIEDKLRFVELLHCPSRLLDFWCAHPDWKQPFVPIENWTDAQWKSAKVQLHPQLRREEVRTDLVRCIEEQRPFECSKYLNTQTRNTFFMESTLVSCLLPLWEGAQTVSHLAQRALKTRPIDPVTLEPTSENRAFEQVKELLSSLEPFLYALLENSA